From the genome of Hyphobacterium sp. CCMP332:
CCAGGAAGCTCAAGAAGCTCTCTGCCAGAATCACGACCGGAATGGTCAGCGTCACATAGACGATCACCGGACCCAGCACGTTCGGAATGATATGCCGGCGGATAATCGCCAGGCGCGAAACACCGGCTGCCTCGGCCGCCTCGACAAATTCCATATTCTTGATGGCAATCGTCTGGCCGCGCACAATCCGCGCCATGGTCAGCCATTCCACCGCACCGATAGCGACGAAGATCAGGATGATATTCCGGCCAAAAACGACCATCAGAATGATGACGAAGAAAATGAATGGCAGGGAATAAAGCACATCCACAATCCGCATCATGACCTGATCCACACGGCCACCGATAAAGCCCGCCGTTGCGCCCCAGAAGACGCCGATTACCAGCGAAACCATAGACGCGACAACGCCGACCATCAGGGACACGCGCAGGCCGATCAGCGTCCGGGCGAACAGATCGCGCCCCTGAGCGTCGGTGCCGAAAATATGCAGGTTATCAAACGTCGGCGCCATCCAGACGCTTTCACGATAAATCGTTTCATGGCTATGCGGCCAGACAAAGGGACCAACGATGGCAATCACCACCAGCAGTCCCAGAATGATCATGCTGCCAACAGCCGCCTTGTTGCGGAACAGGCGCGCAATCGCGTCATCCCAGAGCGAACGGCCCTCGACAGCGGCCGTTTCGATGGCCGCCGCATTTTTCTCGGATCCAATCGTTGTGTTCATTCGAACTTCACCCGTGGATTCAACGCCGCATAAACAAGGTCAGCAAGCAGATTGAGAAGTATGATCAGCGAGGCGTACAGGATCACCACGCCCATGACGACGGTATAGTCACGCTGAAGCGCAGCCATCACGAACTGGCGGCCAATCCCCGGGAGCTGGAAAACCTGCTCGATCACGATAGAGCCCGTCACCAGCGCCGCGGACGCCGGGCCGATATAGCTGACCAGCGGCAGTATGGCAGCGCGCAAGGCGTGACGGAACAGCACGGCGGTTCCCGAAAGACCCTTGGCACGCGCCGTACGGATGTAATTGGAGCGTAGAACC
Proteins encoded in this window:
- a CDS encoding ABC transporter permease; translated protein: MNTTIGSEKNAAAIETAAVEGRSLWDDAIARLFRNKAAVGSMIILGLLVVIAIVGPFVWPHSHETIYRESVWMAPTFDNLHIFGTDAQGRDLFARTLIGLRVSLMVGVVASMVSLVIGVFWGATAGFIGGRVDQVMMRIVDVLYSLPFIFFVIILMVVFGRNIILIFVAIGAVEWLTMARIVRGQTIAIKNMEFVEAAEAAGVSRLAIIRRHIIPNVLGPVIVYVTLTIPVVILAESFLSFLGLGVQEPLTSLGRLIAFGAQDMQIATWTLIVPAATMMLTLFCFNFIGDGVRDAIDPKDR